In Rutidosis leptorrhynchoides isolate AG116_Rl617_1_P2 chromosome 2, CSIRO_AGI_Rlap_v1, whole genome shotgun sequence, one genomic interval encodes:
- the LOC139888007 gene encoding uncharacterized protein gives MVNFIKRMELLNGQPMEQLRSDHGRRCRTPICWGEVGQKNIGGTDVVPETNQKIDVIRARLKVAQDRQKLYADKRRRPIEFNEGDMVMLKVSQWKGVIRFRKRRKLAPLFIRPFKVLARYLADDSMWVPLNEITLNNKLEYVEDPVSILDEKIKEI, from the exons ATGGTCAATTTTATCAAAAGGATGGAACTACTAAATGGACAACCGATGGAAcaacttagaagtgatcatg GGCGACGAtgtcgaaccccaatttgttggggcGAGGTGGGTCAAAAGAATATTGGAGGTACCGACGTGGTTCCTGAGACGAACcaaaagattgatgtgattcgtgcTCGCCTTAAagtggcacaagatcgacaaaagttgtATGCGGATAAGCGTAGGCGACCGATTGAATTTaatgaaggtgatatggtgatgcttaaggtgtcGCAGTGGAAGGGTGTAATTAGGTTCCGAAAGCGGAGAAAACTTGCTCCTCTGTTTATTAGACCTTTTAAAgtgttggcacgt TATCTTGCGGATGACTCAATGTGGGTACCGTTGAACGAAATTACTCTAAATAACAAACTAGAGTATGTGGAAGATCCGGTTTCTATTCTTGATGAAAAGATTAAAGAGATTTGA